From the genome of Drosophila teissieri strain GT53w unplaced genomic scaffold, Prin_Dtei_1.1 Segkk125_quiver_pilon_scaf, whole genome shotgun sequence, one region includes:
- the LOC122625563 gene encoding basic-leucine zipper transcription factor A-like → MSNPTEGQEVRKPEAIKILSLIKGEERSNIGVIALRAVRSKIVGAADKVLDLDEAELNWDQIKRILVSHFKDKRSEQDLIMELTHIKKKKLDVEALYTRVMTLKKALVSLTKTGENSIMLRSEKIKWYEEMVLNAFISALKGPIGVTIRNMGVPNIAKAYEIACREEKLASLEVNGPGPITQGTVESGDKVKKETQKQEQEKEEPRVLEAHRETGIWSQYQWGGNNPPPFPMPFAMPSMNGWPGFGIPYPMMGNPFRAENFNQGDTSNYQGPYRSYQNRNSRWSQNQANRDRQWNGYNSNKYNNNYNNRNNYNGYNSNNYNNSNYNNGYNSTGYGNNDGRGQLAIEPQSNTEGSGQSRMSRNSNNSGQSRQSYNSNNSKRSFNSTGTADRNDSRASVSPSYITFRRMTEIFHSQPRTIHRIFST, encoded by the exons ATGTCGAATCCAACAGAAGGACAGGAGGTTAGGAAGCCAGAGGCCATCAAG ATATTGAGCCTGATCAAGGGGGAAGAAAGATCGAATATAGGAGTGATAGCACTTCGAGCTGTCCGAAGCAAGATAGTAGGAGCGGCGGACAAGGTCCTAGATTTGGACGAGGCAGAGTTGAATTGGGATCAGATCAAGAGAATATTAGTCTCCCATTTTAAAGACAAGAGATCGGAGCAAGATTTGATAATGGAACTGACCCATATCAAGAAAAAGAAGCTGGACGTAGAAGCCCTTTACACTAGGGTTATGACTCTAAAGAAAGCCCTAGTGAGTTTAACCAAAACAGGCGAAAACAGCATAATGCTGAGGAGcgagaaaattaaatggtatgaggaaatggtgctcaacGCTTTTATTTCGGCCTTAAAGGGACCGATAGGAGTAACCATAAGAAACATGGGAGTTCCGAATATAGCTAAAGCTTATGAGATAGCTTGTAGGGAAGAAAAGTTAGCTTCCTTAGAAGTTAATGGTCCGGGACCCATAACTCAGGGGACGGTAGAGTCGGGAGACAAGGTCAAGAAAGAAACTcagaaacaggagcaggagaaggaagaACCCCGGGTGTTGGAGGCCCACAGGGAGACAGGCATTTGGTCTCAGTACCAGTGGGGGGGAAACAACCCTCCTCCGTTTCCAATGCCATTTGCCATGCCCAGTATGAATGGATGGCCAGGTTTCGGAATCCCTTATCCGATGATGGGTAATCCATTCAGGGCAGAGAATTTTAACCAAGGGGATACTTCAAACTATCAAGGTCCTTATCGCAGTTATCAGAACAGGAACTCCAGATGGAGTCAGAACCAAGCAAACCGGGATAGACAGTGGAACGGTTACAACAGTAACAAGTACaataacaattataataatagaaataacTACAACGGTTATAATAGTAACAATTATAACAACTCCAATTATAACAATGGGTATAACAGCACTGGTTATGGAAATAACGATGGCAGGGGACAGTTAGCGATCGAACCACAATCAAACACGGAAGGCAGCGGCCAGTCCAGGATGTCCAGGAATTCCAACAATTCGGGACAGTCCAGGCAGTCGTATAACTCAAACAATTCTAAGAGGTCATTTAATTCAACTGGCACTGCGGATAGGAACGACAGTAGAGCCTCGGTCAGTCCCAGTTACATAACATTCAGGAGGATGACGGAAATTTTCCACAGTCAGCCTCGAACAATCCACAGGATATTTAGCACCTAG